The following are encoded together in the Paludisphaera mucosa genome:
- a CDS encoding DUF4915 domain-containing protein, giving the protein MVVGSSWHRRELWFVITRCSCLCTIDPWHSFPPRWSSDFMTAPAPDDRCHFNGLGFAPDSRCLATALGETDAPAGRRSNRRHGGTVTI; this is encoded by the coding sequence ATGGTGGTCGGGTCCTCCTGGCATCGCCGCGAACTCTGGTTCGTCATCACCCGATGCTCCTGCCTCTGCACGATCGACCCCTGGCACAGCTTCCCGCCGCGATGGAGTTCCGACTTCATGACGGCACCGGCCCCGGACGACCGGTGTCACTTCAACGGGCTGGGCTTCGCCCCCGATAGCCGCTGCCTGGCGACCGCCCTGGGCGAGACCGACGCGCCGGCCGGGCGGCGATCGAACAGGCGCCACGGCGGGACCGTCACGATCTAG
- a CDS encoding acyl-CoA dehydrogenase family protein, whose amino-acid sequence MSGVPLVEQAAAIASQFLSPRADQADMATGPPVEQIRRLAEAGLLGLTTPPQYGGEGAAPSVVRDCLAAVASGCGVTAFIYYQHIVGCRHLASCSNAPLKDRLMPDLSAGRRFCSLAFSHLRRPGPPPLRVLAEGDAWIFDGTAPWMTGWGFADDVLLAGVLPDGRSAWALVPLSERGDLQASPPARLCAMNASATVSLECRALRVEPERQVKTMTPAELAADTDRANIFFTALSLGAARAAVGSMRSGRCDDLIADAADALEREVESMRAAVDRWDDPATPADERGDATALRARCIDLGVRASNAAVVVGGGAANGLGHPAQRLFREAMVYSLIAQTRDLRSANLDLLLRSDKRVSK is encoded by the coding sequence ATGTCAGGCGTCCCGCTCGTCGAACAAGCCGCGGCCATAGCATCCCAGTTCCTGTCACCTCGCGCCGACCAGGCGGACATGGCGACGGGACCTCCGGTCGAGCAGATCCGGCGCCTCGCCGAGGCCGGGCTGTTGGGCCTGACGACCCCGCCCCAATACGGCGGCGAGGGGGCCGCGCCGAGCGTCGTCCGAGACTGCCTCGCCGCCGTGGCCTCGGGATGCGGCGTGACCGCCTTCATCTACTACCAGCACATCGTGGGCTGCCGCCATCTCGCGAGTTGTTCCAATGCGCCGCTGAAAGATCGGCTCATGCCGGATCTCTCGGCGGGCCGACGATTCTGCTCGCTGGCCTTCTCCCATCTGCGACGACCGGGGCCGCCGCCGCTGCGGGTTCTGGCGGAGGGCGACGCCTGGATCTTCGATGGGACCGCCCCCTGGATGACCGGCTGGGGCTTCGCCGACGACGTCCTGCTGGCCGGCGTTTTGCCCGACGGCCGGTCGGCCTGGGCGCTGGTCCCGCTCTCGGAGCGGGGGGACCTGCAGGCATCCCCCCCGGCGCGCCTCTGCGCCATGAACGCCTCGGCCACGGTCTCCCTGGAGTGCCGGGCCCTACGCGTCGAGCCGGAGCGTCAGGTGAAGACGATGACGCCGGCGGAGCTGGCCGCGGACACCGACCGGGCGAACATCTTCTTCACGGCCCTGTCGCTCGGGGCGGCCCGCGCGGCCGTCGGGTCGATGCGGTCCGGTCGATGCGACGACTTGATCGCCGATGCGGCGGACGCCCTCGAACGAGAGGTGGAGTCGATGCGGGCGGCCGTCGACCGCTGGGACGACCCCGCGACTCCGGCGGACGAGCGGGGTGACGCGACCGCCCTGCGGGCCAGGTGCATCGACCTGGGCGTGCGCGCGTCGAACGCGGCCGTCGTCGTCGGCGGCGGGGCGGCGAACGGGCTCGGGCATCCGGCCCAGCGCCTCTTCCGTGAGGCGATGGTCTACTCGCTCATCGCCCAGACGCGGGACCTGCGGTCGGCGAACCTCGATCTCCTGCTTCGAAGCGACAAGAGGGTCTCGAAGTGA